One window of Saccharomyces mikatae IFO 1815 strain IFO1815 genome assembly, chromosome: 8 genomic DNA carries:
- the NDT80 gene encoding transcription factor NDT80 (similar to Saccharomyces cerevisiae NDT80 (YHR124W); ancestral locus Anc_2.135) encodes MNEMENTDPILGDDLISKYERELSTEQEEDAPVILTQLNEDGTTSNYFDKRKLKIAPRSTLQFKVGPPFELVRNYCPVVESQTGRTLDLRIIPRIDRGFDHIDEEWVGYKRNYFTLVSTFETTNCDLDTFLKSSFDLQIGDSTLENEPRVQYFAIKIKAKNDDDETEINLVQHTAKRDKGPQFCPSVCPLVPSPLPKHQIIREASNVRNITKMKKYDSTFYLHRDHVNNEEYGVDSLLLSYPEDSIQKVARYERVQFASSISVKKPSQQNKHFSLHVILGAVVDPDTFCDVRPGISYDEIALKNGSKGIFVYLQEMKTPPLIIRGRSPSNYASSQRITVRTPSSVNSSQNSTKRKMPSTPQPLKESCLNARPAKRRSKVTLDGTNPGMSISPVKLRQSTPMEASKENDDPFFRPKRRVETLEHIENKLGALKNQCPDSSLKYPSSSSRGVEGALEREDLVYSGGFSVSMKQIELKPAHSFEHENILKIGSLAFKKINELPHDNYDITKEKKFNEQNYSRAEICSRSECKTSYGNELSLPNISFSILPNSAENFHLETALFPAMEEDVPRTFSRMLETGSFQNYYQKMEVENVDRSYSKGIKLVASGTLPSGIFNKEELFEEDSFYKH; translated from the coding sequence atgaatgaaatGGAAAACACAGATCCAATTTTGGGGGATGACCTTATTTCTAAATATGAAAGGGAGTTGAGTACAGAACAGGAAGAGGACGCGCCTGTTATCCTCACGCAGTTGAATGAAGACGGTACCACTTCAAATTACTTCgacaaaaggaaattgaaaattgcCCCTAGATCAACATTGCAGTTCAAAGTTGGACCTCCATTTGAATTGGTGAGGAATTATTGTCCAGTTGTAGAATCTCAGACTGGGAGAACACTGGATTTGCGGATTATTCCAAGAATTGACAGAGGATTTGATCacattgatgaagaatggGTAGGTTATAAAAGGAATTACTTTACTTTAGTGTCGACATTTGAAACAACAAACTGTGATTTAGATACGTTTCTAAAAAGTAGTTTCGACCTCCAGATTGGAGATTCCACACTAGAAAATGAACCAAGAGTGCAGTATTTTGCTATCAAGATAAAAGCGAAgaacgatgatgatgaaacagAAATTAATCTCGTTCAACACACTGCGAAACGTGATAAAGGTCCTCAATTTTGTCCTTCTGTATGTCCGTTGGTGCCATCTCCTTTACCAAAACATCAAATCATAAGGGAAGCCTCCAATGTTCGAAATATCACtaaaatgaagaaatatgATTCTACATTTTATTTGCATAGAGACCATGTCAATAATGAGGAATATGGGGTGGACTCTTTACTATTGTCCTATCCAGAAGATTCTATTCAAAAAGTCGCCCGTTATGAAAGAGTTCAGTTCGCTTCGTCCATCAGCGTGAAGAAGCCATCCCAACAGAACAAGCATTTTAGCTTACACGTAATTTTAGGTGCCGTTGTAGATCCAGATACCTTTTGTGATGTAAGGCCAGGAATTTCTTACGATGAAATAGCTTTAAAAAATGGTTCAAAGGGTATATTTGTGTATTTGcaagaaatgaaaacgCCGCCTCTCATTATTAGGGGAAGATCACCTTCTAATTATGCGTCATCTCAACGAATAACTGTGAGAACTCCGTCTAGCGTCAATTCTTCTCAAAACAgcaccaaaagaaaaatgccaTCAACACCACAGCCACTCAAGGAAAGTTGTTTAAATGCGAGACCTGCGAAGAGGCGATCTAAAGTGACATTAGATGGAACGAATCCTGGTATGTCCATCTCACCGGTCAAGTTACGACAATCGACACCAATGGAAGCTTCGAAGGAAAACGACGATCCTTTTTTTAGGCCAAAAAGAAGGGTGGAGACTCTTGAACACATTGAAAACAAACTAGGTGCTTTGAAAAACCAATGTCCAGATTCCTCTTTGAAATATCCAAGCTCATCTTCAAGAGGTGTAGAAGGGGCCTTGGAGAGGGAGGATTTGGTTTATTCGGGTGGTTTTTCCGTTAGCATGAAGCAAATCGAACTAAAACCAGCGCACTCATTTGAGCATGAAAACATATTAAAAATAGGCTCGTTAGCatttaagaaaatcaatGAATTACCACATGATAATTATGATATTAcgaaggaaaaaaagtttaatGAACAGAATTATTCAAGGGCGGAGATATGCTCACGATCTGAATGCAAAACCAGTTACGGAAATGAACTTTCTCTTCCgaatatttctttttccatacTACCCAACTCAGCAGAAAATTTCCACTTGGAAACCGCACTTTTTCCAGCCATGGAAGAGGATGTACCAAGGACATTTTCAAGAATGTTAGAAACAggttcttttcaaaattactatcaaaaaatggaagTAGAAAACGTAGATCGATCATATTCTAAAGGTATTAAGTTAGTTGCAAGTGGCACTCTACCATCTGGTATATTCAATAAGGAAGAATTATTTGAAGAGGATAGTTTTTATAAGCATTAA
- the ANS1 gene encoding Ans1p (similar to Saccharomyces cerevisiae ANS1 (YHR126C); ancestral locus Anc_2.132), whose translation MKYAIISALFVTANTLVANAQGYNSSDTLYAQFSNDTNSSINGGYNTTNGTINSTASWPVEAQQKKIDVAAVYDVGGWNGSLYRSNRSVVADYQPVRKQDAVISQISDGQIQATASVSTSVTDNNFIPSNSTYISSYEGAGVRMEPKNVGCIFGLAALLFL comes from the coding sequence ATGAAGTACGCTATAATTTCTGCTTTGTTTGTCACCGCCAACACTTTAGTTGCAAATGCACAAGGGTACAACTCTTCAGACACATTGTACGCACAGTTTTCTAACGATACGAACTCATCCATAAATGGGGGATATAATACCACAAATGGGACCATCAACAGCACTGCCTCCTGGCCCGTAGAAGCACAGCAGAAGAAGATAGATGTTGCAGCTGTATATGACGTTGGTGGTTGGAATGGATCATTGTATCGTTCCAATAGAAGTGTGGTTGCCGATTATCAACCTGTTAGAAAGCAGGATGCTGTCATTTCCCAGATCAGCGATGGTCAAATCCAAGCAACTGCTTCAGTATCCACATCTGTTACGGACAATAATTTTATTCCAAGCAACTCtacatatatttcttcttatGAGGGTGCTGGTGTAAGAATGGAACCTAAAAATGTCGGTTGCATTTTTGGTTTAGCGGCtttgttatttttataa
- the SMKI08G1690 gene encoding uncharacterized protein (similar to Saccharomyces cerevisiae YHR127W; ancestral locus Anc_2.127), with protein MARNRSNGKKNVQGKRLIDRVIPMDKVAKVSIPKKTPAERTKEGFSVVNGKLVSSNDIGVLLREAQGAIDRRNNVSQKKKKRKGIHSNRNANDRKQININTSTEWSNGPQELKWTPSEIKRGQKLNDINKFHDSRGFDISNGEVQRRSSQLVISTNSDASDKLLMLFNLTLGVNHKNLKDILESISQVQIAQIRVRDLPSGSATAKVRLAYPTTQSLEKVRKLFHGALVDGRRIQVVIASDESSHLSY; from the coding sequence ATGGCTAGAAACAGATCAAATGGTAAGAAAAATGTCCAGGGCAAGCGCTTAATAGACAGAGTGATTCCCATGGATAAAGTCGCTAAAGTTAGTATACCGAAAAAGACACCTGCAGAACGTACCAAAGAAGGGTTTAGCGTTGTCAATGGTAAATTAGTAAGTAGTAATGACATTGGCGTACTATTGAGAGAAGCGCAAGGAGCTATCGATAGAAGGAATAatgtttctcaaaaaaaaaaaaagagaaagggAATACATAGCAATAGAAATGCTAATGATAGGAAACAAATTAACATTAACACCAGTACTGAATGGAGTAATGGCCCTCAAGAACTAAAGTGGACACCCTCTGAAATCAAGCGAGGCCAGAAGTTGAACGATATAAACAAGTTTCATGATTCACGAGGTTTCGACATCTCCAATGGTGAAGTGCAGCGACGTAGTAGTCAGCTCGTTATATCTACAAATTCAGATGCGTCAGATAAATTACTGATGTTATTTAATTTGACATTGGGTGTGAACcacaaaaatttgaaggaTATTTTGGAGAGCATTTCGCAAGTGCAGATAGCTCAAATCAGAGTGAGAGACCTGCCCTCTGGATCCGCCACTGCTAAAGTCCGACTAGCATACCCCACGACACAATCTTTAGAAAAAGTAAGGAAACTGTTTCATGGAGCCCTAGTAGATGGAAGACGCATCCAAGTGGTGATCGCATCCGACGAATCGTCGCATCTGTCATACTAA
- the FUR1 gene encoding uracil phosphoribosyltransferase (similar to Saccharomyces cerevisiae FUR1 (YHR128W); ancestral locus Anc_2.118) has translation MSSEPFKNVYLLPQTNQLLGLYTIIRNKNTTRPDFIFYSDRIIRLLVEEGLNHLPVQKQIVETDTNESFEGVSFMGKICGVSIVRAGESMEQGLRDCCRSVRIGKILIQRDEETALPKLFYEKLPEDISQRYVFLLDPMLATGGSAIMATEVLIKRGVRPERIYFLNLICSKEGIEKYHAAFPEVRIVTGALDRGLDENKYLVPGLGDFGDRYYCI, from the coding sequence ATGTCTTCGGAACCATTTAAGAACGTCTACCTCCTACCCCAAACAAACCAACTACTAGGATTGTATACTATCATCAGAAATAAGAATACAACCAGGCctgatttcattttctattcTGATAGAATCATTAGATTGTTGGTTGAAGAAGGTTTAAACCATCTCCCTGTTCAAAAGCAAATTGTAGAAACTGACACCAATGAAAGCTTCGAAGGTGTGTCATTTATGGGCAAAATCTGTGGTGTCTCCATTGTCAGAGCTGGTGAATCGATGGAGCAAGGTTTAAGAGACTGTTGCAGATCTGTGCGCATTGGTAAAATTTTAATCCAAAGGGACGAGGAGACCGCTTTACCAAAGTTGTTCTACGAAAAACTACCAGAGGACATCTCTCAGAGGTACGTCTTCCTATTAGATCCAATGTTGGCGACTGGGGGTAGTGCTATTATGGCTACCGAAGTCTTGATCAAGAGAGGTGTCAGACCAGAGAGAATATACTTCTTAAACTTAATTTGTAGTAAGGAAggtattgaaaaataccaTGCTGCTTTCCCAGAGGTCAGAATTGTTACTGGTGCGCTGGACAGAGGATTAGATGAAAATAAGTACTTAGTTCCAGGCTTGGGTGACTTTGGTGACAGATACTACTGTATTTAA
- the ARP1 gene encoding actin-related protein 1 (similar to Saccharomyces cerevisiae ARP1 (YHR129C); ancestral locus Anc_2.117), which yields MNQLNDIDVLYNQPIVIDNGSGIIKAGFSGEERPKALEYSLVGHTKYDKVMLEGLQGDTFVGNKAQKLRGLLRLRYPMKHGVVEDWDSMELIWSYVLNEVLQLQNIEEHPLLITEAPMNPLKNREMIAQVMFETFNLSAIYVSDPAVLSLYASGRTTGCVVDCGEGYCSSVPIYDGFALPASIMRMDIGGGDITEQLQFQIRKSAGVSLFSSSEREIVRTIKEKVCYLAKDAKKEEDKYLQGTQDLISAFKLPDGKSIEVGNDRYRAPEILFSPQIIGSGYDGLSNMCMQSIWKVDLDLRKNLLSSVILSGGTTTLKGFGDRMLHDLEALTKGTSKIKIIAPPERKYTAWIGGSILTGLSTFQKLWTKKSDWLEDSNRVYSNLM from the coding sequence ATGAACCAGCTAAATGACATCGATGTTTTGTACAATCAGCCGATAGTGATCGACAATGGTTCAGGAATTATTAAGGCAGGATTTAGCGGTGAGGAAAGACCAAAAGCTCTGGAATATTCTCTCGTGGGTCACACGAAGTATGATAAGGTTATGCTTGAAGGTCTTCAAGGAGATACATTTGTTGGAAATAAAGCGCAAAAACTGCGTGGCTTACTAAGATTAAGATATCCAATGAAGCACGGTGTGGTGGAAGATTGGGACTCTATGGAACTTATATGGTCATATGTGCTAAATGAAGTTTTACAGTTGcaaaatattgaagagCATCCTTTGTTAATTACAGAAGCCCCCATGAATCCTTTGAAGAATAGAGAAATGATTGCTCAAGTAATGTTCGAGACTTTTAATCTTTCGGCCATATATGTTTCTGACCCTGCTGTTTTATCGCTGTATGCTAGTGGAAGAACGACCGGTTGTGTGGTGGACTGCGGAGAAGGATACTGTAGTTCTGTCCCCATATATGATGGTTTTGCATTACCTGCCTCTATAATGAGGATGGATATCGGGGGAGGGGATATTACAGAGCAGTTACAATTCCAAATACGAAAATCAGCTGGAgtttcattgttttctagCAGTGAACGAGAAATTGTTCGTactatcaaagaaaaagtttgtTATTTGGCTAAAGATGctaaaaaggaagaggATAAATATTTGCAAGGAACTCAAGATTTAATATCCGCATTCAAACTACCTGACGGTAAGTCCATTGAGGTTGGGAATGATCGTTATCGTGCTCCAGAAATATTGTTCTCTCCTCAAATCATCGGCTCCGGGTACGACGGATTATCCAATATGTGTATGCAATCTATTTGGAAGGTCGATCTGgatttgagaaaaaatctACTGTCATCAGTTATCCTGAGTGGCGGAACTACAACTCTAAAAGGATTTGGAGATCGAATGTTGCATGATTTGGAAGCATTAACTAAAGGAACttcaaagataaagatAATAGCACCtccagaaagaaaatacacTGCGTGGATTGGTGGTTCTATTTTAACGGGTTTATctacttttcaaaaactttggACTAAAAAATCAGATTGGCTGGAAGACAGCAATCGTGTGTATTCGAACCTAATGTAG
- the SMKI08G1720 gene encoding uncharacterized protein (similar to Saccharomyces cerevisiae YHR131C and YNL144C; ancestral locus Anc_2.113) yields the protein MAPPIEGKLSIATNRIERLKSPSSSSTCSMDEVLITSSNNSSSVCLDTLRQFPREGVSGQINIIKEATSPSFHSALFLEQDLYEHIDPLPAYPPSYDLVNPNKEVRFPTFGDTAPCLKSSLPPSYAPAVYELSLVSLKLERLSPYEVSNNRSWRNLIIEINSTQLNFYHIDESLTKHIRNYSSGETKSEKEDRIHSDLVHPNDQSQHLHHRLFSLPTRSASEFKKSDQERISYRVKRDRSRYLTNEALYKSFTLQNARFGIPTDYTKKSFVLRMSCESEQFLLKFSHIDDMIEWSMYLSVGISVSLDLEVREYPDYRIVPRRRRRRRRRRRRRRRRNTHISESSMGSFSQRFIRSNTRPELIQRYNTRSNINNNSNIRGRSNTFTTGLLDRYCSGLSHASTDALVPSATPGEVVDNNTLGSAGSSSGCSAARSIASRSLKFKIKNFFRPKSSSQTEKLHRLRSNSSNLNSVIETEEEEQHKYELSGVPISTSSKVEHPPYRNRAISMPQRQLLRRAISEEVVPIKFPNDTIGESVPSMPGFSNSLSTNEQLSVDGCEIMLRSQNAVMKDELQSVVSNLVANKKDEVSIRANSRGSFIYMSDLVPNEESNTDLCQSSLSLSLVDNNSQVNGDESVTETDEDESDGDTDDTTDNDTGDSNSGYVYGSEGDFSSLIEQRVRNRRRASSTLSCFSNIPYGTGDVKWKPAIKVVSRRRYLRDSIKCIKPFLDSNDCLGKIIYIPVSGPAFETSNKLQFNNNQSLRKVKNHFLKGFIVGPTALIELNYINKNEIAGIAKDNEDHDENDGEGDDVEDEDGEDDDDDDDDDDDDDDDDDDDDDDDDDDDDDDDENIA from the coding sequence ATGGCTCCGCCAATAGAGGGCAAATTATCTATAGCGACTAATAGGATCGAAAGGTTAAAATCACCCTCGTCCTCATCAACATGCTCGATGGACGAGGTCCTCATTACTTCAAGCAATAACAGCAGCTCCGTATGTTTGGATACCCTACGCCAGTTTCCTCGGGAAGGCGTTTCCGGTCAGATAAACATCATTAAAGAAGCTACTTCACCTTCTTTCCATTCTGCTCTCTTCCTTGAGCAAGATCTTTACGAACATATCGATCCTCTTCCTGCCTATCCGCCAAGCTATGACCTAGTAAATCCCAACAAAGAGGTTCGCTTCCCAACATTTGGAGATACGGCACCGTGCCTCAAGTCTTCATTACCTCCTTCATATGCACCCGCCGTATACGAATTATCTTTGGTCTCCTTAAAATTGGAAAGGCTTTCTCCTTATGAAGTTTCTAATAACAGGAGCTGGAGAAATCTTATCATTGAGATTAATTCGACCCAACTGAACTTTTACCACATTGATGAATCTTTGACAAAGCATATCAGAAACTATTCGAGTGGAGAAACAaaatctgaaaaagaagatagGATTCATAGTGATTTGGTCCATCCCAATGATCAATCACAACATTTGCACCATCGCTTATTTAGTTTGCCGACGAGATCTGCGTCAGAGTTTAAAAAATCAGATCAAGAACGGATCTCTTACAGAGTTAAACGTGACCGATCCCGATATTTAACTAATGAGGCTCTTTATAAATCTTTCACCTTACAAAATGCAAGATTTGGTATACCAACTGATTATACCAAGAAAAGTTTTGTATTAAGAATGTCTTGTGAAAGTGAGCagtttttattgaaattctCTCATATAGATGATATGATTGAGTGGTCTATGTACCTATCGGTCGGCATATCGGTATCATTAGACTTAGAAGTTAGGGAATATCCGGACTATCGAATTGTCCCCAGGAGGAGgagaaggagaagaagaagaagaagaagaagaagaagaagaaacacaCATATAAGTGAAAGCTCAATGGGATCGTTCTCACAAAGATTCATTCGTTCCAACACCAGGCCGGAATTAATTCAAAGGTATAATACAAGGtctaatattaataataattccAATATCAGGGGACGCTCGAATACCTTCACGACTGGTTTGCTAGATCGTTACTGTTCCGGCTTGTCGCACGCCTCTACAGACGCATTAGTACCCTCAGCCACACCTGGAGAAGTCGTTGATAACAATACTCTCGGCTCAGCGGGATCTTCATCTGGATGTTCAGCTGCTCGTTCAATTGCATCTAGAAGTTTGAAgttcaaaatcaagaacTTTTTCAGGCCCAAAAGTTCTTCGCAAACAGAAAAGCTCCACAGACTCAGATCAAACTCAAGTAACTTAAACAGTGTTATTGAAacggaagaagaagaacaacaTAAGTATGAATTAAGTGGTGTTCCAATAAGTACTTCTAGTAAAGTGGAACACCCACCGTACAGAAATAGAGCTATTTCTATGCCTCAAAGACAACTATTGAGACGTGCCATCAGCGAGGAGGTTGTTCCTATCAAGTTTCCAAATGATACTATAGGTGAGTCGGTTCCCTCCATGCCTGGGTTTTCTAATTCTTTGTCCACTAATGAGCAATTGTCTGTCGATGGCTGCGAGATCATGCTTCGGTCACAAAATGCCGTTATGAAAGATGAATTACAGAGTGTAGTGTCGAATTTGGTAGCCAATAAAAAGGATGAGGTTTCGATTAGAGCTAACTCTCGAGgttcttttatatatatgtcAGATTTAGTTCCTAATGAGGAATCCAATACGGATTTATGCCAAAGTAGTTTGTCATTGTCTCTCGTAGATAATAATTCTCAGGTGAATGGTGATGAAAGTGTCACAGAGACCGATGAGGACGAAAGTGATGGGGACACTGATGATACCACTGACAATGATACTGGTGATAGTAATAGTGGTTATGTTTATGGCAGCGAAGGTGATTTTTCAAGCTTAATAGAGCAACGGGTAAGGAATAGAAGACGTGCATCATCTACTCTAAGTTGTTTCTCAAATATTCCTTATGGCACAGGTGACGTTAAATGGAAACCAGCTATTAAAGTAGTTTCAAGAAGGCGTTATTTGAGAGATTCCATAAAGTGTATCAAACCATTTCTAGACAGCAACGACTGTTTAGGTAAGATTATTTATATCCCTGTTTCTGGACCAGCGTTTGAAACAAGTAACAAATTGCAATTTAATAACAATCAGAGTTTGCGAAAGGTGAAAaaccattttttgaaaggcTTTATTGTAGGACCCACAGCGCTCATAGAGCTTAATTATATCAATAAGAATGAAATTGCCGGAATAGCaaaagataatgaagacCATGATGAGAACGATGGCGAGGGCGATGATGTCGAAGATGAGGATGGTGAGGATGACGACGACGACgacgatgatgacgatgatgatgatgacgatgatgatgatgacgatgatgatgatgatgatgatgatgatgacgatgatgagAATATTGCATAA
- the ECM14 gene encoding putative metallocarboxypeptidase (similar to Saccharomyces cerevisiae ECM14 (YHR132C); ancestral locus Anc_2.110) encodes MLHMDSLWCCLFFVFIVVGGRAVQGLQEDYSGYAVYRFDSGNYSALVKDVIGPLTDDYDVWTRSHKFIDIKLPKEIGEKVNDGQVIIEDINQLVQDTLPTEHMMTRDQVVFEDDYDFFFNEYRDLDTIYMWLDLLEKSFPNLVKVEHLGKTFEGRELKALHISGNKPESNPEKKTIVITGGIHAREWISVSTVCWTLHQLLNRYGSFKKETKYLNDLDFLIIPVFNPDGYAYTWSNDRLWRKNRQRTHVPQCFGIDIDHSFGFQWEKAHTHACSEEYSGETPFEAWEAFAWNRYINETKGDYKIYGYIDMHSYSQEILYPYAYSCDALPRDLENLLELSYGLSKAIRSKSGRNYDVISACKDRGSDIFPGLGAGSALDFMYHHRAHWAFQLKLRDTGNHGFLLPPENIKPVGKETYAALKYFCDFLLDPEI; translated from the coding sequence ATGTTACACATGGATTCGTTGTGGTgttgccttttttttgtgttCATAGTTGTTGGTGGTAGAGCTGTTCAGGGACTTCAGGAGGACTACAGTGGATATGCTGTTTATAGGTTTGATTCAGGAAACTACTCTGCGCTTGTGAAGGATGTAATCGGGCCTTTAACAGATGATTACGATGTTTGGACGAGAAGCCATAAGTTTATTGATATTAAATTGCCCAAGGAAATTGGTGAGAAGGTGAATGATGGACAGGTCATTATAGAGGATATTAACCAATTAGTACAAGATACATTACCCACTGAACATATGATGACGCGTGATCAGGtagtttttgaagatgactatgattttttctttaatgaaTATAGAGATCTGGATACCATTTACATGTGGCTGGATCTTCTGGAAAAAAGCTTCCCCAATTTGGTTAAAGTGGAACATTTGGGGAAGACATTTGAAGGCAGAGAGCTAAAAGCTCTGCATATATCCGGAAACAAGCCAGAATCTAACccagaaaagaaaactattgTTATTACGGGTGGAATACATGCCAGAGAGTGGATCAGTGTCAGCACCGTCTGTTGGACGCTTCACCAGTTGTTGAATCGATATGGTTcgttcaaaaaagaaactaagTATTTGAATGATTTGGATTTCTTGATTATACCAGTTTTCAATCCAGATGGATACGCATACACCTGGTCTAATGACAGATTGTGGCGTAAAAATCGTCAAAGAACACATGTTCCGCAATGTTTCGGGATTGACATTGATCATTCTTTTGGTTTTCAATGGGAAAAGGCACACACACATGCATGTAGCGAAGAATATAGTGGGGAAACACCCTTCGAAGCCTGGGAAGCTTTTGCTTGGAACAGATATATCAACGAGACTAAAGGTGATTACAAAATTTATGGTTATATTGACATGCATTCGTATTCCCAGGAGATTCTATACCCCTACGCGTATTCATGCGATGCCTTGCCCAGAGATTTGGAAAACTTGTTGGAATTGTCGTATGGCTTGTCCAAGGCTATACGTTCAAAATCAGGCAGAAACTACGACGTAATTTCGGCATGCAAAGACCGCGGTTCTGATATCTTCCCTGGTCTTGGTGCTGGGTCTGCCTTGGACTTCATGTATCATCACAGAGCACATTGGGCTTTTCAATTGAAATTGAGAGATACAGGAAACCATGGATTCTTATTGCCTCCAGAAAACATAAAGCCGGTTGGGAAAGAAACTTATGCAGCTTTAAAGTACTTTTGTGACTTTCTGCTAGATCCAGAAATATAG
- the IGO2 gene encoding phosphatase regulator (similar to Saccharomyces cerevisiae IGO2 (YHR132W-A) and IGO1 (YNL157W); ancestral locus Anc_2.109), with protein sequence MSEDLSPTSSRVDLSNPHGFTKEGVDLSKLSPQELKLYKMYGKLPSKKDLLRHKMQDRQYFDSGDYALKKAGVIKSDDVIVNNSSNNLPVTNPSGLRESIIRRRMSSSSGGGSISRQGSISSGPPPRSPNK encoded by the coding sequence ATGTCGGAGGATCTTTCACCCACAAGCAGCAGAGTCGACTTGAGCAATCCTCATGGGTTTACAAAAGAAGGAGTGGATTTATCGAAGTTGTCACCACAAGAACTGAAATTGTATAAAATGTATGGAAAGCTTCCATCTAAAAAAGATTTATTGAGACACAAGATGCAAGATCGTCAATACTTTGACAGTGGTGATTATGCATTGAAGAAGGCTGGGGTCATTAAGTCAGATGATGTTATCGTGAATAATTCCAGCAACAATCTACCAGTCACCAATCCGAGCGGTTTAAGAGAGTCTATCATTAGAAGACGTATGAGCAGTAGTAGTGGTGGTGGCTCCATTTCGAGACAAGGAAGCATCTCAAGTGGACCTCCACCAAGGTCTccaaataaataa
- the NSG1 gene encoding Nsg1p (similar to Saccharomyces cerevisiae NSG1 (YHR133C) and NSG2 (YNL156C); ancestral locus Anc_2.108): MGRKKSKNQLHTGGTANSATNVKKETPLPPLGNKLGSASFIAINTLTKPALFSFYDEDITKNEGNVYDKSLLLNASQLEMVPSSDAVKHERSLYAKIINFIAAFFILFITGILFPMISECLFDNDQLAKGDIVSFLKYGIIIKNRIVAEPDMVPDWAVFGTEGVIFGSIVPLVDYLTRRQRQPKTRSSAYKNTLGSFIRCANTLLGIIFGIRKIEWSSSLQASGAWSLLNIVLWLFFDGTLTVLFSGLVIGLISAFTCAQHFPQLSQTLYFIDFYFFALLMFSKLGRYLLN, translated from the coding sequence ATGGGTAGGAAAAAGAGTAAAAACCAATTACATACTGGAGGTACTGCTAATTCCGCCACCAATGTTAAGAAAGAGACACCATTGCCACCTTTGGGAAATAAGTTGGGTAGCGCAAGTTTCATAGCTATTAATACACTAACCAAACCCGcgttgttttctttctatgatgaagatatcACTAAAAATGAAGGGAATGTTTATGATAAGTCTCTTTTGCTTAATGCTTCTCAATTGGAAATGGTCCCGTCCTCTGATGCTGTGAAACACGAAAGGTCGTTGTATGCGAAAATAATCAATTTTATTGCAGCGTTTTTTATTCTGTTCATAACAGGAATACTTTTCCCCATGATATCAGAGTGCTTGTTCGATAATGATCAATTGGCAAAGGGGGATATTGTATCTTTTCTAAAATATGGtataataattaagaacAGAATCGTCGCGGAACCTGACATGGTTCCTGATTGGGCTGTTTTTGGCACCGAAGGTGTTATTTTTGGATCAATAGTACCATTAGTTGACTATTTGACACGTCGCCAGCGCCAGCCCAAAACCAGGTCATCAGCTTATAAGAATACGTTGGGATCATTCATAAGATGTGCCAATACTCTTTTGGGTATAATATTTGGtataagaaaaattgagtGGTCTTCTTCCTTGCAGGCATCTGGAGCATGGAGCTTATTAAATATTGTTCTCTGGTTGTTCTTTGATGGCACTTTGACCGTCTTGTTTTCAGGTCTAGTGATTGGTTTAATTAGTGCATTCACTTGCGCACAACATTTCCCGCAGTTGTCACAAACGTTGTATTTTATAgatttctatttttttgctttattGATGTTCAGCAAATTGGGCAGATATTTATTAAATTAG